One stretch of Clupea harengus chromosome 2, Ch_v2.0.2, whole genome shotgun sequence DNA includes these proteins:
- the slc12a8 gene encoding solute carrier family 12 member 8 isoform X2, whose amino-acid sequence MLSMEDPSFKWTLTRPSVEDNNVPLKSWDGNSDSRRSSGSCHVQELFHENAQVSQSHTQPWWKVTLFVWEPVLFGTWDGVFTTCMINIFGVVLFLRTGWLVGNAGVLLGMLLVSLVVLVALVTVMSGLGVCERCRVGGGGVYSMISTVLGRRVGGTVGLLYVFGQCVAGAMYVTGFAESIAEVLALQSVWLVRGISVAVLLGLLCINLAGVKWIIRLQLVLLGILAVSTLDFVIGTFSHLDPEHGFVGYSGKLLHKNLLPDYTSGETFFTVFGVFFPAATGVMAGFNMSSDLQRPEQNIPVGTLSAICTSWFLYLVFVFLLGAICTREALHNDFLIAEKVSLVGFLFLLGLYISSLASCMGGLYGAPRILQCIAQEKVIPALGIFAHGKGANKTPVAAICLTSLLSMAFIFIGQVNTLAPIVTINFMLTYSIIDYSYFCVAMSYNLQVKRTRPLTQKHSRGKPLMATTHPGYGSDRSIAKASNGTLLEFTKDMDQIFPLPSADLAEGGRASAPGPRSRDKRSKVPAKETLMDSFGVDLDGTTTALKDKEERDPTQQRVLPKKDATQLPNHDKLHETPNNLVEKDTVCSPEDQYGNTESENKPKLEEPEIRPMPDSCYAVFCNHWVALMGAVCSIMIMFVIQWIYALLNILLTLILYLYIGKVSPGLPIGAAARFSLFKWIRSSLRSIWRRGQRPQDQIVVTPSLSAIGMETRQLTEENADFASRGRYHHSSFITSSDKTVRSQLN is encoded by the exons ATGCTTTCCATGGAAGACCCATCTTTCAAATGGACCCTAACCAGGCCCTCTGTTGAGGACAACAATGTCCCCCTGAAGTCATGGGATGGCAACAGTGACTCAAGGAGAAGCAGTGGCTCTTGTCATGTTCAGGAGCTTTTTCATGAAAATGCCCAG GTGTCTCAGAGTCATACACAGCCATGGTGGAAAGTGACACTGTTTGTCTGGGAGCCTGTGCTCTTTGGCACATGGGATGGTGTTTTCACCACCTGTATGATAAACATCTTTGGTGTAGTTCTCTTCCTTCGAACAGGATGGCTGGTG GGCAACGCTGGTGTATTGCTAGGCATGCTGCTGGTGTCTttggtggtgctggtggccCTGGTGACTGTGATGTCAGGGCTTGGGGTGTGCGAGCGCtgcagggtggggggtgggggagtgtaCTCCATGATCTCCACTGTACTGGGACGGCGAGTGGGAGGGACCGTTGGCCTTCTCTACGTGTTTGGCCAG TGTGTGGCTGGAGCTATGTACGTCACAGGCTTTGCTGAGTCCATAGCAGAGGTCCTGGCCCTGCAGAGCGTGTGGCTGGTGCGGGGGATCTCTGTGGCTGTGCTGCTGGGTCTGCTCTGCATCAACCTCGCCGGAGTCAAGTGGATCATCCGACTACAGCTGGTGCTGCTGGGAATACTTGCAGTATCCACTCTGGACTTTGTTATTGGAACTTTCTCCCACTTGGATCCAG AGCATGGGTTTGTTGGATACTCAGGAAAATTGCTGCACAAAAATCTGCTGCCGGACTACACATCTGGAGAGACCTTCTTCACTGTGTTTGGGGTGTTCTTCCCAGCAGCCACAG GTGTCATGGCGGGCTTTAACATGAGCTCCGATCTTCAGCGACCCGAGCAGAACATCCCTGTGGGAACACTGTCCGCCATCTGTACTTC GTGGTTCCTGTATCTGGTCTTTGTCTTCCTGCTGGGAGCCATCTGCACCAGAGAAGCCCTGCACAATGACTTCTTGATAGCTGAAAAG gTCTCCTTGGTGGGCTTCCTGTTTCTGCTGGGACTCTACATCTCCTCCCTGGCCTCATGCATGGGCGGCCTGTACGGAGCACCCAGGATCCTTCAGTGCATCGCTCAGGAGAAAGTCATCCCAGCCCTGGGCATTTTCGCACATGGG AAAGGTGCCAACAAGACTCCAGTGGCGGCCATCTGTTTAACCAGCCTGCTCTCTATGGCGTTCATCTTCATAGGCCAGGTCAACACTCTGGCCCCTATCGTCACCATCAACTTCATGCTGACCTACAGCATCATTGACTACTCCTATTTTTGTGTGGCCATGAGCTACAACCTCCAGGTCAAGAGGACGAGGCCCCTGACCCAGAAACACAGCAGAGGGAAGCCCCTTATGGCAACCACTCACCCAGGCTATGGAAGCGACCGCTCCATCGCAAAAGCGAGCAACGGCACGCTGCTGGAGTTCACCAAGGACATGGACCAGATATTTCCACTGCCCAGCGCTGATTTGGCCGAAGGGGGGAGAGCCTCCGCGCCAGGCCCCAGGTCCAGGGACAAGAGGTCAAAGGTGCCTGCCAAGGAAACGCTGATGGACAGTTTTGGGGTGGACCTGGACGGCACAACCACCGCCCTTaaagacaaagaggagagagatccAACGCAACAGAGAGTTCTGCCCAAAAAAGATGCCACCCAGCTGCCAAATCATGACAAATTGCATGAGACGCCAAATAACCTGGTGGAAAAGGATACAGTCTGTTCACCCGAAGACCAATATGGAAATACTG AGTCTGAGAACAAACCCAAACTGGAGGAGCCTGAGATAAGACCAATGCCAGATTCATGCTACGCTGTATTTTGCAACCACTGGGTTGCATTAATGGGA GCGGTTTGTTCCATTATGATCATGTTTGTAATTCAGTGGATCTATGCCCTGCTGAATATTTTACTTACTCTAATACTCTACCTCTACATTGGAAAAGTAAGCCCGGGTTTGCCAATAG GTGCTGCTGCTCGCTTCAGTTTGTTCAAATGGATCAGGTCTTCACTGAGGAGCATATGGAG gagaggacagagacctCAGGACCAGATTGTCGTGACACCCTCTTTATCAGCCATTGGCATGGAAACCAGGCAGCTGACAGAAGAAAATGCCGACTTTGCCTCCCGTGGTCGTTACCACCACTCCTCCTTTATCACCAGCTCTGATAAAACAGTGCGTTCGCAGCTGAATTGA
- the slc12a8 gene encoding solute carrier family 12 member 8 isoform X1, with the protein MFEKRRFPKMLSMEDPSFKWTLTRPSVEDNNVPLKSWDGNSDSRRSSGSCHVQELFHENAQVSQSHTQPWWKVTLFVWEPVLFGTWDGVFTTCMINIFGVVLFLRTGWLVGNAGVLLGMLLVSLVVLVALVTVMSGLGVCERCRVGGGGVYSMISTVLGRRVGGTVGLLYVFGQCVAGAMYVTGFAESIAEVLALQSVWLVRGISVAVLLGLLCINLAGVKWIIRLQLVLLGILAVSTLDFVIGTFSHLDPEHGFVGYSGKLLHKNLLPDYTSGETFFTVFGVFFPAATGVMAGFNMSSDLQRPEQNIPVGTLSAICTSWFLYLVFVFLLGAICTREALHNDFLIAEKVSLVGFLFLLGLYISSLASCMGGLYGAPRILQCIAQEKVIPALGIFAHGKGANKTPVAAICLTSLLSMAFIFIGQVNTLAPIVTINFMLTYSIIDYSYFCVAMSYNLQVKRTRPLTQKHSRGKPLMATTHPGYGSDRSIAKASNGTLLEFTKDMDQIFPLPSADLAEGGRASAPGPRSRDKRSKVPAKETLMDSFGVDLDGTTTALKDKEERDPTQQRVLPKKDATQLPNHDKLHETPNNLVEKDTVCSPEDQYGNTESENKPKLEEPEIRPMPDSCYAVFCNHWVALMGAVCSIMIMFVIQWIYALLNILLTLILYLYIGKVSPGLPIGAAARFSLFKWIRSSLRSIWRRGQRPQDQIVVTPSLSAIGMETRQLTEENADFASRGRYHHSSFITSSDKTVRSQLN; encoded by the exons atgtttGAAAAGCGCAG GTTTCCTAAAATGCTTTCCATGGAAGACCCATCTTTCAAATGGACCCTAACCAGGCCCTCTGTTGAGGACAACAATGTCCCCCTGAAGTCATGGGATGGCAACAGTGACTCAAGGAGAAGCAGTGGCTCTTGTCATGTTCAGGAGCTTTTTCATGAAAATGCCCAG GTGTCTCAGAGTCATACACAGCCATGGTGGAAAGTGACACTGTTTGTCTGGGAGCCTGTGCTCTTTGGCACATGGGATGGTGTTTTCACCACCTGTATGATAAACATCTTTGGTGTAGTTCTCTTCCTTCGAACAGGATGGCTGGTG GGCAACGCTGGTGTATTGCTAGGCATGCTGCTGGTGTCTttggtggtgctggtggccCTGGTGACTGTGATGTCAGGGCTTGGGGTGTGCGAGCGCtgcagggtggggggtgggggagtgtaCTCCATGATCTCCACTGTACTGGGACGGCGAGTGGGAGGGACCGTTGGCCTTCTCTACGTGTTTGGCCAG TGTGTGGCTGGAGCTATGTACGTCACAGGCTTTGCTGAGTCCATAGCAGAGGTCCTGGCCCTGCAGAGCGTGTGGCTGGTGCGGGGGATCTCTGTGGCTGTGCTGCTGGGTCTGCTCTGCATCAACCTCGCCGGAGTCAAGTGGATCATCCGACTACAGCTGGTGCTGCTGGGAATACTTGCAGTATCCACTCTGGACTTTGTTATTGGAACTTTCTCCCACTTGGATCCAG AGCATGGGTTTGTTGGATACTCAGGAAAATTGCTGCACAAAAATCTGCTGCCGGACTACACATCTGGAGAGACCTTCTTCACTGTGTTTGGGGTGTTCTTCCCAGCAGCCACAG GTGTCATGGCGGGCTTTAACATGAGCTCCGATCTTCAGCGACCCGAGCAGAACATCCCTGTGGGAACACTGTCCGCCATCTGTACTTC GTGGTTCCTGTATCTGGTCTTTGTCTTCCTGCTGGGAGCCATCTGCACCAGAGAAGCCCTGCACAATGACTTCTTGATAGCTGAAAAG gTCTCCTTGGTGGGCTTCCTGTTTCTGCTGGGACTCTACATCTCCTCCCTGGCCTCATGCATGGGCGGCCTGTACGGAGCACCCAGGATCCTTCAGTGCATCGCTCAGGAGAAAGTCATCCCAGCCCTGGGCATTTTCGCACATGGG AAAGGTGCCAACAAGACTCCAGTGGCGGCCATCTGTTTAACCAGCCTGCTCTCTATGGCGTTCATCTTCATAGGCCAGGTCAACACTCTGGCCCCTATCGTCACCATCAACTTCATGCTGACCTACAGCATCATTGACTACTCCTATTTTTGTGTGGCCATGAGCTACAACCTCCAGGTCAAGAGGACGAGGCCCCTGACCCAGAAACACAGCAGAGGGAAGCCCCTTATGGCAACCACTCACCCAGGCTATGGAAGCGACCGCTCCATCGCAAAAGCGAGCAACGGCACGCTGCTGGAGTTCACCAAGGACATGGACCAGATATTTCCACTGCCCAGCGCTGATTTGGCCGAAGGGGGGAGAGCCTCCGCGCCAGGCCCCAGGTCCAGGGACAAGAGGTCAAAGGTGCCTGCCAAGGAAACGCTGATGGACAGTTTTGGGGTGGACCTGGACGGCACAACCACCGCCCTTaaagacaaagaggagagagatccAACGCAACAGAGAGTTCTGCCCAAAAAAGATGCCACCCAGCTGCCAAATCATGACAAATTGCATGAGACGCCAAATAACCTGGTGGAAAAGGATACAGTCTGTTCACCCGAAGACCAATATGGAAATACTG AGTCTGAGAACAAACCCAAACTGGAGGAGCCTGAGATAAGACCAATGCCAGATTCATGCTACGCTGTATTTTGCAACCACTGGGTTGCATTAATGGGA GCGGTTTGTTCCATTATGATCATGTTTGTAATTCAGTGGATCTATGCCCTGCTGAATATTTTACTTACTCTAATACTCTACCTCTACATTGGAAAAGTAAGCCCGGGTTTGCCAATAG GTGCTGCTGCTCGCTTCAGTTTGTTCAAATGGATCAGGTCTTCACTGAGGAGCATATGGAG gagaggacagagacctCAGGACCAGATTGTCGTGACACCCTCTTTATCAGCCATTGGCATGGAAACCAGGCAGCTGACAGAAGAAAATGCCGACTTTGCCTCCCGTGGTCGTTACCACCACTCCTCCTTTATCACCAGCTCTGATAAAACAGTGCGTTCGCAGCTGAATTGA
- the slc12a8 gene encoding solute carrier family 12 member 8 isoform X3, protein MFEKRRFPKMLSMEDPSFKWTLTRPSVEDNNVPLKSWDGNSDSRRSSGSCHVQELFHENAQVSQSHTQPWWKVTLFVWEPVLFGTWDGVFTTCMINIFGVVLFLRTGWLVGNAGVLLGMLLVSLVVLVALVTVMSGLGVCERCRVGGGGVYSMISTVLGRRVGGTVGLLYVFGQCVAGAMYVTGFAESIAEVLALQSVWLVRGISVAVLLGLLCINLAGVKWIIRLQLVLLGILAVSTLDFVIGTFSHLDPEHGFVGYSGKLLHKNLLPDYTSGETFFTVFGVFFPAATGVMAGFNMSSDLQRPEQNIPVGTLSAICTSWFLYLVFVFLLGAICTREALHNDFLIAEKVSLVGFLFLLGLYISSLASCMGGLYGAPRILQCIAQEKVIPALGIFAHGKGANKTPVAAICLTSLLSMAFIFIGQVNTLAPIVTINFMLTYSIIDYSYFCVAMSYNLQVKRTRPLTQKHSRGKPLMATTHPGYGSDRSIAKASNGTLLEFTKDMDQIFPLPSADLAEGGRASAPGPRSRDKRSKVPAKETLMDSFGVDLDGTTTALKDKEERDPTQQRVLPKKDATQLPNHDKLHETPNNLVEKDTVCSPEDQYGNTESENKPKLEEPEIRPMPDSCYAVFCNHWVALMGAVLLLASVCSNGSGLH, encoded by the exons atgtttGAAAAGCGCAG GTTTCCTAAAATGCTTTCCATGGAAGACCCATCTTTCAAATGGACCCTAACCAGGCCCTCTGTTGAGGACAACAATGTCCCCCTGAAGTCATGGGATGGCAACAGTGACTCAAGGAGAAGCAGTGGCTCTTGTCATGTTCAGGAGCTTTTTCATGAAAATGCCCAG GTGTCTCAGAGTCATACACAGCCATGGTGGAAAGTGACACTGTTTGTCTGGGAGCCTGTGCTCTTTGGCACATGGGATGGTGTTTTCACCACCTGTATGATAAACATCTTTGGTGTAGTTCTCTTCCTTCGAACAGGATGGCTGGTG GGCAACGCTGGTGTATTGCTAGGCATGCTGCTGGTGTCTttggtggtgctggtggccCTGGTGACTGTGATGTCAGGGCTTGGGGTGTGCGAGCGCtgcagggtggggggtgggggagtgtaCTCCATGATCTCCACTGTACTGGGACGGCGAGTGGGAGGGACCGTTGGCCTTCTCTACGTGTTTGGCCAG TGTGTGGCTGGAGCTATGTACGTCACAGGCTTTGCTGAGTCCATAGCAGAGGTCCTGGCCCTGCAGAGCGTGTGGCTGGTGCGGGGGATCTCTGTGGCTGTGCTGCTGGGTCTGCTCTGCATCAACCTCGCCGGAGTCAAGTGGATCATCCGACTACAGCTGGTGCTGCTGGGAATACTTGCAGTATCCACTCTGGACTTTGTTATTGGAACTTTCTCCCACTTGGATCCAG AGCATGGGTTTGTTGGATACTCAGGAAAATTGCTGCACAAAAATCTGCTGCCGGACTACACATCTGGAGAGACCTTCTTCACTGTGTTTGGGGTGTTCTTCCCAGCAGCCACAG GTGTCATGGCGGGCTTTAACATGAGCTCCGATCTTCAGCGACCCGAGCAGAACATCCCTGTGGGAACACTGTCCGCCATCTGTACTTC GTGGTTCCTGTATCTGGTCTTTGTCTTCCTGCTGGGAGCCATCTGCACCAGAGAAGCCCTGCACAATGACTTCTTGATAGCTGAAAAG gTCTCCTTGGTGGGCTTCCTGTTTCTGCTGGGACTCTACATCTCCTCCCTGGCCTCATGCATGGGCGGCCTGTACGGAGCACCCAGGATCCTTCAGTGCATCGCTCAGGAGAAAGTCATCCCAGCCCTGGGCATTTTCGCACATGGG AAAGGTGCCAACAAGACTCCAGTGGCGGCCATCTGTTTAACCAGCCTGCTCTCTATGGCGTTCATCTTCATAGGCCAGGTCAACACTCTGGCCCCTATCGTCACCATCAACTTCATGCTGACCTACAGCATCATTGACTACTCCTATTTTTGTGTGGCCATGAGCTACAACCTCCAGGTCAAGAGGACGAGGCCCCTGACCCAGAAACACAGCAGAGGGAAGCCCCTTATGGCAACCACTCACCCAGGCTATGGAAGCGACCGCTCCATCGCAAAAGCGAGCAACGGCACGCTGCTGGAGTTCACCAAGGACATGGACCAGATATTTCCACTGCCCAGCGCTGATTTGGCCGAAGGGGGGAGAGCCTCCGCGCCAGGCCCCAGGTCCAGGGACAAGAGGTCAAAGGTGCCTGCCAAGGAAACGCTGATGGACAGTTTTGGGGTGGACCTGGACGGCACAACCACCGCCCTTaaagacaaagaggagagagatccAACGCAACAGAGAGTTCTGCCCAAAAAAGATGCCACCCAGCTGCCAAATCATGACAAATTGCATGAGACGCCAAATAACCTGGTGGAAAAGGATACAGTCTGTTCACCCGAAGACCAATATGGAAATACTG AGTCTGAGAACAAACCCAAACTGGAGGAGCCTGAGATAAGACCAATGCCAGATTCATGCTACGCTGTATTTTGCAACCACTGGGTTGCATTAATGGGA GCG GTGCTGCTGCTCGCTTCAGTTTGTTCAAATGGATCAGGTCTTCACTGA